The stretch of DNA GCTGCTCGTCAAAAGCACGCTTGCCGCCAGCAAAGCCGCGCCGCCAGTTGCGCCGAGCTGAAAGGCGCTGAATGCCAGCCCATAGCGTCGCCCGAAGCCATCGAGACCGAAGTAGCGACGCAACGCATAGGCCAGAATGTCGAACTCTCCCCCGGCAAAGAGACCCAGCGTCCATGCCGCCGCCAGCCATGACCAAACCGGCCCGTTAAGAATAAGACAGATCAGCGCCGCGACCGTCGTCATCGCCAGGCCAAGCACGACCTTCGTGACATGAAAGCGATCAAGCAGGGCGCCTGTCACCAGACGGCCGATCAGGTTGAGCATACCATAGCCGGCGATCCCGCTGACCGCCAAAGGCATCGACAGACCTTTGGACATCAGGATCGGCACAATGCTGCCCAGCAGGCCGGTCCCGGCCACGCCGATGAGCAGAAAGCCCATGGCAATCCGCCGATAGGTGGCATCGTGCAAGATGCGCGCATAGGTCCATGTATCGCCCGACGTTTTGACGCCCGAAATGCCGCTACCCGATGTGGCGGGCGGCGATGCAGTCGATGGATTTTCACGGATGGAGAAATAGGCGACCGGCCATGCCAGAAGCGCCAGTCCACCCATGGCGACAAAGCCGACTTGCAGCCCGCCGCGCACCATAATCCATGTGATTAAAGGCGGCAGCACAATGGTTCCAATCCCTATCCCGCCGTTTGCGAGACCCGTTGCAAGGCCAAGGTGCCTATCGAACCAGCCGCTGACGGTTTTCAGATAGACCGCAGGCCATAGGCCAAGCGAGGCAAAGGGCAGTAGAAACCATGTCAGATAGAAGAGTGGCAAACTGCGCGGAAGGACAGCCAGACATGCCAGAGCCACCGCGAAAATCGGTATGAAGGCCATGACCAGCCGCCGCCCGCCAAACCTGTCCAGCAGCCTGCCTTGCAGCAACGATGTCAACATGATGGCAAAGGCCATGAAAGACAGGGCAGGACCGATCTGACCCGGCGACCAGCCGTAGAAAATCGACAATGGCCGAACCAGAACGCCAAAGCATGAGACAATGAGCGCGCTGGGGCAGACCACAAGGCAGAAGGTGGCGGCCGCAGCAACCCGCCACCCCGAGGGCTGGTCCAAGGTTTCGCCATGGGCAGAAGGCAACAAGGTGCCAGCGCTTGTAATGTCTGCGGCTGACGCATCACGATGTTTGGCGTTTGCGGTCATGCCGCACCCGGCCGATAGGCAAAAGACAACGCCCGGAGGCACGGGAAGCGCCGCAAGGGACGTGCC from Novosphingobium humi encodes:
- a CDS encoding MFS transporter, giving the protein MDQPSGWRVAAAATFCLVVCPSALIVSCFGVLVRPLSIFYGWSPGQIGPALSFMAFAIMLTSLLQGRLLDRFGGRRLVMAFIPIFAVALACLAVLPRSLPLFYLTWFLLPFASLGLWPAVYLKTVSGWFDRHLGLATGLANGGIGIGTIVLPPLITWIMVRGGLQVGFVAMGGLALLAWPVAYFSIRENPSTASPPATSGSGISGVKTSGDTWTYARILHDATYRRIAMGFLLIGVAGTGLLGSIVPILMSKGLSMPLAVSGIAGYGMLNLIGRLVTGALLDRFHVTKVVLGLAMTTVAALICLILNGPVWSWLAAAWTLGLFAGGEFDILAYALRRYFGLDGFGRRYGLAFSAFQLGATGGAALLAASVLLTSSYDLALVVLAMAASAGAALLWTLGSYPSRSQ